A genome region from Nycticebus coucang isolate mNycCou1 chromosome 22, mNycCou1.pri, whole genome shotgun sequence includes the following:
- the MATN1 gene encoding cartilage matrix protein, producing the protein MRVSFGTSLMLSSLQLLLLLQALGSLGLAPQSRGHHCRTRPTDLVFVVDSSRSVRPTEFEKVKVFLSQVIESLDVGPNATRVGLVNYASAVKQEFPLRAHGSKATLLQAVRRIQPLSTGTMTGLAIQFAITKAFSNAEGGHSKSPDVSKVVVVVTDGRPQDSVRDVSARARDSGIELFAIGVGRVDKATLRQIASEPQDEHVDYVESYSVIQKLSKKFQEAFCVVSDLCATGDHDCDQVCISSPGSYTCACREGFTLNSDGKTCNVCSGSGGSSATDLVFLIDGSKSVRPENFELVKKFINQIVDTLDVSDKLAQVGLVQYSSSVRQEFPLGRFHTKKDIKAAVRNMSYMEKGTMTGAALKYLIDNSFTVSRGARPGAQKVGIVFTDGRSQDYINDAAKKAKDLGFKMFAVGVGNAVEDELREIASEPVAEHYFYTADFKTISQIGKKLQRKICVEEDPCACESIVKFQAEVEGLLQALTRRHILFQLWLPAGRRGDRQCGEQGHGPGASFWGRAAFWLDGLVSVVV; encoded by the exons ATGAGAGTCTCCTTTGGCACCAGCCTCATGCTCAGCAGcctccagctgctgctgctgctccaggCTCTAGGAAGTCTTGGTCTCGCCCCGCAATCCAGAG gGCACCACTGCCGGACCCGGCCCACGGACCTGGTGTTTGTTGTGGACAGCTCCCGCAGCGTGCGCCCCACAGAATTTGAGAAGGTGAAGGTGTTCCTGTCCCAGGTCATTGAGTCGCTGGATGTGGGGCCCAATGCCACCCGGGTGGGGCTGGTCAACTATGCCAGTGCGGTGAAGCAGGAATTCCCTCTGCGGGCCCACGGCTCCAAGGCCACGCTGCTGCAGGCTGTGCGTCGCATCCAGCCCCTGTCCACAGGCACCATGACGGGTCTGGCCATCCAGTTCGCCATCACCAAGGCCTTCAGCAATGCCGAGGGTGGTCACTCCAAGTCCCCTGACGTCAGCAAG GTGGTCGTTGTGGTGACGGACGGGAGGCCTCAGGACAGCGTGCGGGACGTGTCTGCGCGGGCCCGGGACAGTGGCATCGAGCTGTTCGCCATTGGCGTGGGCCGCGTGGACAAGGCCACGCTGCGGCAGATCGCCAGCGAGCCGCAGGACGAGCACGTCGACTACGTGGAGAGCTACAGTGTCATCCAGAAGCTGTCCAAGAAGTTCCAGGAGGCTTTCTGCG TGGTGTCGGACCTGTGTGCCACAGGAGACCATGACTGCGACCAAGTGTGCATCAGCTCCCCAGGCTCCTACACCTGTGCCTGCCGCGAGGGCTTCACCCTCAACAGTGATGGCAAGACCTGCAATG TCTGCAGTGGCAGTGGTGGCAGCTCAGCCACTGACTTGGTCTTCCTCATTGATGGATCTAAGAGTGTACGGCCAGAGAACTTTGAGCTGGTGAAGAAGTTCATCAACCAGATTGTGGACACTCTTGATGTGTCAGACAagctggcccaggtggggctGGTGCAGTATTCCAGCTCTGTGCGCCAGGAGTTCCCACTAGGCCGCTTCCACACCAAGAAGGACATTAAGGCGGCCGTGCGGAATATGTCCTACATGGAGAAGGGCACAATGACCGGGGCTGCCCTCAAGTACCTCATTGATAATTCTTTCACTGTGTCCAGAGGGGCCAGGCCTGGTGCCCAGAAGGTGGGCATCGTCTTCACTGATGGCCGAAGCCAGGACTACATTAATGATGCTGCCAAGAAGGCCAAGGACCTCG GCTTTAAGATGTTTGCTGTGGGTGTGGGCAACGCTGTGGAGGATGAACTGAGGGAAATTGCCTCCGAGCCTGTGGCAGAGCACTACTTCTACACAGCTGACTTCAAGACTATCAGCCAGATAGGCAAGAAGTTGCAGAGGAAGATCTGTGTGG AGGAAGACCCATGTGCTTGTGAGTCCATAGTGAAATTCCAGGCTGAAGTGGAGGGGCTGCTGCAGGCCCTGACCAGGAGGCATATCCTTTTTCAACTATGGCTGCCGGCTGGGAGGAGGGGTGACAGGCAGTGTGGGGAGCAGGGGCATGGCCCAGGTGCTTCCTTCTGGGGGAGGGCTGCATTTTGGCTGGATGGGCTGGTGTCAGTGGTGGTATAG